In the genome of Sorangium aterium, one region contains:
- a CDS encoding ABC transporter ATP-binding protein, producing the protein MSTPLVVVEDLRKTFVHMGRELHVLCGIDIVINQGEVVAFVGPSGAGKSTFLHCIGTLDLPTSGRIRLGNDELTGLPGSRLAAIRNRTIGFVFQFHHLLPEFNAVENVMMPGLIQGKTRREMEPLARSLLAEVGLAARATHRPGELSGGEQQRVALARALVLSPKLLLADEPTGNLDTATSDSIHQLFFEMNRKHGTTIVVVTHNLSFAESMPRVVTMRDGTIESDRIGSERAAALGYRDGSAG; encoded by the coding sequence ATGTCCACTCCGCTCGTCGTCGTCGAAGACCTCCGCAAGACGTTCGTTCACATGGGCCGCGAGCTCCACGTGCTCTGCGGCATCGACATCGTCATCAATCAGGGCGAGGTCGTGGCGTTCGTGGGCCCCTCCGGCGCCGGCAAGAGCACGTTCCTCCACTGCATCGGCACGCTGGACCTCCCGACGAGCGGCCGCATCCGCCTCGGCAACGACGAGCTCACCGGCCTCCCGGGCTCGCGGCTCGCGGCGATCCGGAACCGGACGATCGGCTTCGTCTTCCAGTTCCACCACCTGCTGCCGGAGTTCAACGCGGTCGAGAACGTGATGATGCCGGGCCTCATCCAGGGGAAGACCCGCCGCGAGATGGAGCCGCTCGCGCGCTCGCTGCTCGCCGAGGTCGGGCTCGCGGCGCGCGCCACGCACCGGCCGGGGGAGCTGTCGGGCGGCGAGCAGCAGCGCGTCGCCCTGGCGCGTGCGCTCGTCCTGTCGCCGAAGCTCCTCCTCGCCGACGAGCCGACCGGCAACCTCGACACCGCGACGAGCGACTCGATCCACCAGCTGTTCTTCGAGATGAACCGCAAGCACGGCACCACGATCGTGGTGGTGACGCACAACCTCAGCTTCGCCGAGTCGATGCCGCGCGTGGTGACCATGCGCGACGGGACGATCGAGAGCGATCGCATCGGCAGCGAGCGCGCCGCGGCCCTCGGGTACCGCGACGGCTCAGCCGGATAG